TGATTGAAGTATCAAGAGCTTCTCCAAGTACTGTTCCTGTTCCATCTACCAAATCAGTCGTAATTTGCTCTAAAAGTTGATACAAATCGACTTCTTGATCACCCAAGCGAGCATAAATCATAGATTCTCCAGCAAAAAGCACAATACCATAACGTGCTGTTGCATGTACACTCATAAGTTGTTGTGCTGCCGATTTTACAGCTTCTAGTCGGGTTGGTGTTACGTCCTCTACTTTCATAGATGAAGAAACATCAATCGCCAAAATAATATCCATGTGTTCTTCTAAAACAATTTCTTCTTTTACTTCTTCTGTTAAAACACTATCTGTTGGTGCTTCATCTTGTGCATAAGAATGAGTTATAAAAGAGAATAAAAAGCAAATGGCTAAAAAAGAAGAGACAACCAATTGTTGTATGAATTTTTGTAAAGAATTAGAATATGTCATTGAAAAGATTTTTTAGTAGTAAACTAGGAATAGATTAGGAAGAAATGAATTGTCAAATTTATAAAATATTTAAATAAAATTAGGATTTTACAAATAAAAAATTGACTTAAATTAGTGATACTTTAATTCAAAAATCAATCCGAAGTAGTCATAACTAGTCTTAGTTTTCTCAAATCATTAAATTAATTTACATTTTCAATAGACCTTCCAATGCATCTTTCCAGTTTACTTCAAAGCCTCCCAAAATAAGAACTGTTCCAGCAGTAAGTAAAGCCACAAAAAGTAAAGCTAATGTCCGAATTGTTTTTTGGGATAGAATAAAAGGTCGTTGTTTATTATTTTTCATAACTAATAAAACTTTAAGCACATAATAATTTTCTACAAATTAGCTAAAAAACACTCAAATTAGAAAAAGTTAGTATTTTGTATCTGATTTTTTCAAAGATTTTTTTATTAATAGTAAATTAGCGTTGATTTAATCTGTATTTTTGTAAAAAAAACGCAATCAAAAAATGATAAGACGCTTAGTTATTTTTTACCTAATAGTTCTTCCAATTTTAGTTCTTCTAGGTATTTTTAGTTGGTTCTTTTCTACCATTGTAGGATATTTCGTAGTTGCCATGGTTTTTAGTGCTGTTCTTCAAACTCCCACCAACTATATTAGTCAGATTCAGATTGCAGGGATTCAATTGCCTCGTGCTTTTGCTGTGATGCTTTCCTTTTCTATTTTTGCTGGCATTATTGCTCTTTTTGTTCTGCTTTTTATTCCACTAGTTTCTGAGCAAATAGAATTTATTTCAGCTCTAGATTACAACTCCCTTTTTGAAAATATTGTTTCTCCTATTGATTATATAGAGAATTTTTTAATAGAAAGAAGATGGGTAAAAGAAGAAAAAGGTTTTTTGATGAATGGAATTCAAGACTATTTTTTCTCTTTTTTTGTAGAAATGAAAATTGGAAATGTTATCAATGAGATTCTCTCAACGACAAGTAATATTTTTATAGGAACAATTTCGGTACTTTTTATTTCTTTCTTTTTGCTCTACGAAAAAGGACTTTTTAGAAGAAATGTAATTGCACTGATTCCAAATGCCTATTTTGAGGTTTCGATAAGTGCTATTTATAAAATTGAAAAACTACTTTCCAATTACCTTTTCGGACTGCTAATTCAGATGTTCTCTATCTTTACTTTGGTTTCGATTGGACTTATTGTTTCAGAAGTAAAATATGCTGTTACAATTGCTATTTTTGCAGCCATTGCCAATCTAATTCCTTATATAGGTCCTATTTTGGGAGCTTCTTTTGGTCTTATTGTTTCGCTTTCTACTCAACTTCAACAAACTCAAGATACTGCATTTTCTATTTTAGCAATCAAAGTAATTATCGTATTTTTGATAGTCCAACTTTCTGATAACCTTTTGCTTCAACCCATTATTTTTTCAAGAAGTATAAAAGCACATCCTTTAGAAATATTTAGTGTTGTTTTTATGGGAGCAGCTTTGGCTGGTGCTGTGGGAATGATTTTCGCTATTCCTGTCTATACTATTTTAAGAGTTATGGCTTTAGAATTTTGGAAAGGATATAAAGAATATAGAATTTTCGGAAGAAGTTAGAAATAAACTGTAAAGGATAGATAGTAAATAATCAAAATCATACTTCTGAGTTATTTTAAGACCTGAAGAGTAACAAAACTAATGGCTTTGTGCATTTATTTAGTGGTGTCACTTCGCTAAAATACCAACAAAAGTTAGTGTTTTTTAGGAAATCAAAAATTAGTTTTCCTAGATAAATTTTGAATTTAAAAATTACATATCATAAAAAAATAATTTGACGATTTGCTAGTCTGTTTACTAGCAATTCTTCACTGAGAACTGACCAAAATGGATACACAACCTAACACAAACTTGTCTGATTTGTCTGCTTTAGAGATTATTCAGATGGCAAAACAGCACGTTTCTTTTGATGACACAGAAACAGCTTTTGCTACTCGTTCAGATTTTGATTTAAAAAAGATGAATCTTCTTTTTTGGACAATGAATAACCCTACACTTGTAGGGTCGGGAACGCCTCTCTTAAAATTGGCTTTCAAGATTAAAATGCCGTTTGTAAAACCTGTTGTAAAAAATACTCTTTTCGAACATTTTTGTGGTGGAGAAACTATTGAAGACAGCGAACGAACCGTTATCCAGCTTTCTCAAGCAGGAATTGGGACAATTCTAGATTATTCAGTAGAAGGTGAAAAATCTGTAACAGGTTTTGAGAAAACAAAAAATGAAATTATCAGAACCATAGAAAGAGCAAAAGGAGACACAAATATTCCTTTTTGTGTTTTTAAAATTACAGGTATTGGACATTCCAAAATTTTGGAAAAAATACAAGCAAAAGAGCCTTTGAATAATGAAGAGCAAATCAATTGGGAAAATTTGAATAAACGACTCAACGAAATTTGTGAAACAGCTTATCAAAATAATGTTCGTCTTTTTATAGATGGAGAGGAAACTTGGTTTCAAGAAACTATAGACGATTTGACGTATCAAATGATGCAAAAATACAATAAGGAAGAAGCTCTCATTTATAATACCTATCAAATGTATACAGTTGATAGACTTGAAAAATTAAAAACAGCTTATCACAATGCAGTTGAGGGAAACTATTATGTAGGAGCAAAACTTGTTCGTGGTGCATATATGGAAAAAGAACGCAAACGAGCAGAAGAAAAAGGCTATCCAGATCCCATCCAACCCGATAAATTAAGTACAGATAGAGATTTTGACGCAGGAATGGAATTTTGTGTAGAAAATAGAGATCGTATGGCTCTTTGTGCAGGAACACATAATGAACTGAGTTGTTATTCACTTGTTGTTTTGATGGATTCTCACAATATTAAAAAAAATGACCCTAGTTTTTACTTTGCACAACTTTATGGAATGAGTGATAATATGTCAAATAATTTGGCAGCAGCAGGATATAATGTAGCAAAATATGTTCCTTATGGTGCAGTAAAAGATGTTATGCCCTACTTAATGCGAAGAGCTGACGAAAATACAGCCATTGCAGGACAAACCAGTAGAGAATATTTATTGATACAGAAAGAAATAGAACGAAGAAAACAAGTAAGACAAATCAAATCATAAAAATAGATTACAACCCTGTTCAATTCAGAGTTAATACTATTTTCAATTGAATAGGGTTTTAACTTCTATCGTTTACCCACATGTTTTTTAAAAGCAAAAAATGTATTCATTCATTGCTTTTTCGTCGTATTCCCCATTGACAACGTCCATTTTCTTCGAAAATGCACGCTTGCCAAGGGAAAAACTTAATAGTGGTGTTTCATTTTGCCTTAGCAAGCGTCAGTTATCGAAGATAACAAGACGTTGATAATGGCGAACTGAAACAGAAATACAGCTCTTTTACCTATTTCAAGCACGTTTCAGACTTGTGGGTAAACGATAGGGTTTTAACTTGTCGTTTATTCATCAATACAAAAGTACGTTTTCATTTTCTGTTTCCCACTTTCGTAGTTTTACACGGTCGTTATAAGGCAGATTTCTAACAAAAATATTGACTTTTTCATCAAACTGAACCAAACTATGAAGCAGTTGATTAATTTGTGTAACAGTATTTAGTGAAGTTGAAAAATCATAGATTTTATTTCCTTTCTTCACAACTTGTAAACTATACGAGCTACTAGAATAAATTAAATTAATTGCCAAAATAGACTTCAAAATAATCCTAACGTCTTTTTTTGTATCCTTGAATCGAATTGAAATATGTTTTGAATGAATTTCTATACTTTCAATTTCTTTTTTCTTTTTAGAGGGAGCAAATAGTTTTTTGTCTTTAAAAAACATGGATTTTATTCCTATGGTCATAATTGCCACAAATGTAATTCCTATTGAAAGTGGTGCAACTCCTTTAATCATTGTCAGAAGAATCAAAACAGCAGAAATACAAATTACCCAAATAGAAAAAGTGTTTTTTTGATAAAATGAACGCTCATCAACAACTACTGGCTGATTCATAAAATGATTATCTGTTTCATTTGAAAACTCATTCGTATAAGAACTAGAAATTTTGTCATTACATTGAATCACATACAAAGGAGGGCGAGTAACTCCACTAATTTCTAGCTTTTCACTTAAAGGAAATTTTCCTAATGTTTCGCTTTGATTGCAATGTGTCTTAGCTAAATAAAGCCACGTATCTTTTAAAAAAGCAGATTTACAAACAGCACAAAACACAATTTCATCGCCTTCTTTTATATCGTCGCCAGTAATTGGGTCACTTCTATTTTCATCAAGAAATGCCTTATGTCTAGGATTTTGTATTATATGAGTGTGCATAAATCTATATTTTTACTTTATTTATTCTGAATTGACTAACAAACAGACATTTGTTAGCTATTGCATTTTCGAAAATACAAAAAAGTAAGTAAATTTTACATTTTATGATTATTTATCTTGTCTTAATTGCTCTATAAAAAAGAAGGTCAAATAAAAAAAGTCTTTACTAGATTATTTCTAATAAAGACTTTTCTGTTTTTAAAATTATCAATCAAAATTAATAGTATATTATTCTGCGCTTAATTCTTTGCTAAACTTTGAAAGCAACTTTTCACAAAGCGAACGATTCATCAAATGTGTATAAATCTGTGGTGTAATATCACGAAGACGTTTAGAAGAACCGTCTTTAAACTCAATTTCAAGAGTTTTTTCTGCTAAATTATAAACAGCAGAACGAATTGTTTGATAAGAAAATGGGAAATGTCTCATGGTTGTGTGATTTTAGAGTAAAGGATAAAGAAATTATTTTTCCTAATGGCTAAGTTCCGAGTTAAAGCAAAATACTACTTTAATGGTCTATTAATATAAGTATTTTTTTTGAGAAATCATTCCATTTTCATATTTTTTTTTCAACAAAAAATAGTTAAAATTCTATATGTTATTTTTTCTTATAGTTGAGAAAAAGAAAGGGTTTTTTGCTTCAATTAATTGCATATTTTGAATAATTAGTCAAAATTTGCGAACTTGATAGTTTATATCCAAAATCAATTATAATCTCTACTATGTTAAAGAAAAATTACTTTTTATCCCTCTTTTTAGGGATTTTTGCTTTCTCTAGTGTCTATTTGTCCTCAGAGGCAATAGCACAAGATGATAAAAAAACAAAAATTAGTGTTACAGACATTTATTCAAATGGAACACTTTACGCAAAAAATCTACAAGGCGTAGACTGGACAAACAATGGTCAGTTTTATACTCGTATGGATGGCAATTCTATTGTTCGTTATGATATAAAAACCAATGAAGCTGTCGAAACTATTTTTGATGGTGATGCTTCCGACCCAAAAATTACCATTGCAGAATATTCTTTTTCAGATAAAGAAGACAAAATTTTGATTCAAACGAACCGTCAGTCTATTTATCGTCGTTCGTATGTAGCTGAATATTATGTAGTTGATACAAAGGATAAATCAGTAAAGAAATTATCAGAGAAAGGTCGTTCTGCATACTCTACTTTTTCTCCTGATGGCTCAAAAGTAGCTTTTTTTAGAGATAATAACCTCTTCTATACAATTTTATCAGACATGACAGAAGTTCAGATTACAGATGATGGACTTTTCAATAAAATCATAAATGGTGCAGGAGATTGGGTTTATGAAGAAGAATTTAGCCTTACAAAAGCCTTTGATTGGTCGCCAGATGGAAAAAATTTGGCTTTTGTTCAGTTTGATGAGAGCAAAGTAATGGAATATAATATGCAATATTGGGCTGATAAATCTCAATTATATCCTATTGATTACAAATTCAAGTATCCAAAAGCAGGTGCAGATAATTCTACACTCAAAGTTTTTGTTTATAATTTGGATTCTAAAGAAAAAAAAGAAATTGATTTAGGAGAAGAAAAAGATATTTATGTTCCTCGTTTGCAGTTTACAAATGATGCTGATATTTTGGCAATTCGTAGAATGAACCGTCTACAAAACAAAATTGACCTTATTCATGCTGACATAAAAACAGGTAAAACGAAAGTAGTTTATTCTGATGAAGATAAAGATGGTTATGTTGATTTTGAATATACTCAAGATTTGATTTATCTTGAAGATGGTAAGCATTTTATTGTTTCTAGTGAGCGTACAGGATACAAGCATTTGTATCTTTATACAATGGATGGAAAGCAAGTCAGTCAAATTACAAATGGAGATTGGGAAGTCATTGAGCTTTTAGGAGTAGAAGAAAAAGGATTAAAAGTACCGATGTTGTATTATATTTCTACACAAGATTCTCCTTTAGAGCGTCATTTGTACATGGTAGATTTGAAAGGTAAAAAAACTCGTAAGCTAACAGACAGACACGGAACAAACTCTGTTGATATGAGTAAAGATTTTGCTTTCTATATCCTTACCCATGAAAGTACAGAAATGCCTGTCAATTATCGTTTGTATCAAACAAAAGGAAATTTGTTATTGAGCAAAATTCAAGATAACGATGGACTTATTCAAACATTCAAAGAAAATGACTTGCCTCAAAAAGAGATTTCTTCTTTTAAAAATAGAAATGGTGAAACCCTGAATTATCAAATTTTTAAGCCAGTAGATTTTGATAAGAATAAAAAATATCCTGTTTTGATGCACGTCTATGGAGGACCAGGTTCTCAACTTGTAACTGATTCTTGGGCAGGTGGAACAAACGACCTTTGGCACGGAATGCTAACTCAAAAAGGCTATATTGTAGTTACTGTAGACAATCGTGGTACACAAGGACGTGGCGAAGCATTCAAAAAGGCAACTTATAAAAACCTTGGAAAGCTAGAAGTAGAAGATCAAATTGACGGAGCAAAATTTCTTGGTGATTTGCCTTATGTAGATAAAGACAGAATTGGTATTTGGGGCTGGAGTTATGGTGGTTATATGTCTTCGCTTTTAATGACACTTGGAGCTGATTATTTTAAAGCTGGAATTGCTGTTGCTCCTGTTACTTCGTGGAGATATTATGATACAATTTATACAGAACGTTTCTTGCAACGTCCACAAGATAATCCTAGTGGTTATGATGATTTTTCGCCAATTACACACGCTGCAAAACTAAAAGGAGAGTTTCTTTTGGTTCATGGAACAGGTGATGATAATGTGCATGTTCAGAATGCTATTGCTCTTCAAAATGCTCTTGTAAATGCAAATCGCCCTTTTGAAATGTTCTATTATCCAGATAGAAATCACGGAATTTATGGTGGAATGACACGAATTCACTTATATAATATGATGACAAAATTTGTAGAAGATAATTTATAGAATCTATATTTTTCTGTCAGTTAAAATCCTCTCTGTTAGATTAATTCTAATGGAGAGGATTTTTTACTTTTATTGATTACTTCTTCTTTCCATATAGGTTTGTAAAATCAAAACAGCACTTATTTTGTCTACATTAGATTTATTACGACGGTTTTTCTTACTCATTCCACCACTAATC
This is a stretch of genomic DNA from Bernardetia sp. MNP-M8. It encodes these proteins:
- a CDS encoding VWA domain-containing protein translates to MTYSNSLQKFIQQLVVSSFLAICFLFSFITHSYAQDEAPTDSVLTEEVKEEIVLEEHMDIILAIDVSSSMKVEDVTPTRLEAVKSAAQQLMSVHATARYGIVLFAGESMIYARLGDQEVDLYQLLEQITTDLVDGTGTVLGEALDTSIKEFERVGSTDRKIIIFSDGATSESDNIFKRALLLASKRDVEVYAIGVGGGGEAAITTPDQEHITIKSPYNDASLKQISIFTNGKYYHAESFEEMSKIAEEISLLLNSK
- a CDS encoding AI-2E family transporter; translation: MIRRLVIFYLIVLPILVLLGIFSWFFSTIVGYFVVAMVFSAVLQTPTNYISQIQIAGIQLPRAFAVMLSFSIFAGIIALFVLLFIPLVSEQIEFISALDYNSLFENIVSPIDYIENFLIERRWVKEEKGFLMNGIQDYFFSFFVEMKIGNVINEILSTTSNIFIGTISVLFISFFLLYEKGLFRRNVIALIPNAYFEVSISAIYKIEKLLSNYLFGLLIQMFSIFTLVSIGLIVSEVKYAVTIAIFAAIANLIPYIGPILGASFGLIVSLSTQLQQTQDTAFSILAIKVIIVFLIVQLSDNLLLQPIIFSRSIKAHPLEIFSVVFMGAALAGAVGMIFAIPVYTILRVMALEFWKGYKEYRIFGRS
- a CDS encoding proline dehydrogenase family protein, whose amino-acid sequence is MDTQPNTNLSDLSALEIIQMAKQHVSFDDTETAFATRSDFDLKKMNLLFWTMNNPTLVGSGTPLLKLAFKIKMPFVKPVVKNTLFEHFCGGETIEDSERTVIQLSQAGIGTILDYSVEGEKSVTGFEKTKNEIIRTIERAKGDTNIPFCVFKITGIGHSKILEKIQAKEPLNNEEQINWENLNKRLNEICETAYQNNVRLFIDGEETWFQETIDDLTYQMMQKYNKEEALIYNTYQMYTVDRLEKLKTAYHNAVEGNYYVGAKLVRGAYMEKERKRAEEKGYPDPIQPDKLSTDRDFDAGMEFCVENRDRMALCAGTHNELSCYSLVVLMDSHNIKKNDPSFYFAQLYGMSDNMSNNLAAAGYNVAKYVPYGAVKDVMPYLMRRADENTAIAGQTSREYLLIQKEIERRKQVRQIKS
- a CDS encoding KTSC domain-containing protein translates to MRHFPFSYQTIRSAVYNLAEKTLEIEFKDGSSKRLRDITPQIYTHLMNRSLCEKLLSKFSKELSAE
- a CDS encoding S9 family peptidase, which produces MLKKNYFLSLFLGIFAFSSVYLSSEAIAQDDKKTKISVTDIYSNGTLYAKNLQGVDWTNNGQFYTRMDGNSIVRYDIKTNEAVETIFDGDASDPKITIAEYSFSDKEDKILIQTNRQSIYRRSYVAEYYVVDTKDKSVKKLSEKGRSAYSTFSPDGSKVAFFRDNNLFYTILSDMTEVQITDDGLFNKIINGAGDWVYEEEFSLTKAFDWSPDGKNLAFVQFDESKVMEYNMQYWADKSQLYPIDYKFKYPKAGADNSTLKVFVYNLDSKEKKEIDLGEEKDIYVPRLQFTNDADILAIRRMNRLQNKIDLIHADIKTGKTKVVYSDEDKDGYVDFEYTQDLIYLEDGKHFIVSSERTGYKHLYLYTMDGKQVSQITNGDWEVIELLGVEEKGLKVPMLYYISTQDSPLERHLYMVDLKGKKTRKLTDRHGTNSVDMSKDFAFYILTHESTEMPVNYRLYQTKGNLLLSKIQDNDGLIQTFKENDLPQKEISSFKNRNGETLNYQIFKPVDFDKNKKYPVLMHVYGGPGSQLVTDSWAGGTNDLWHGMLTQKGYIVVTVDNRGTQGRGEAFKKATYKNLGKLEVEDQIDGAKFLGDLPYVDKDRIGIWGWSYGGYMSSLLMTLGADYFKAGIAVAPVTSWRYYDTIYTERFLQRPQDNPSGYDDFSPITHAAKLKGEFLLVHGTGDDNVHVQNAIALQNALVNANRPFEMFYYPDRNHGIYGGMTRIHLYNMMTKFVEDNL